A genomic segment from Bubalus bubalis isolate 160015118507 breed Murrah chromosome 5, NDDB_SH_1, whole genome shotgun sequence encodes:
- the LOC123465840 gene encoding leucine-rich repeat extensin-like protein 5: MWRTAVEQQASSACPLGHLSIGPPHRCEAAVCVFWVHEEEPQLLQDTHFIEIKGNRYSIEQSSIVGPASVPYPTCVPHPPPTSLTHDPFPSPATGVPHPPPVSSPSAFIAHPRPMSLTASASLTLQQRPSPSSRVPHPPPTSLTLCPCPSPAAFTPHPLPAALTRLSVPICRLHSSPSSCVPHPPPSSLNRLSFPHPPPSPITLCPHPSSTAHVPHPPQRPSPASASLTFRPCPSPSTHIPHPPPASLTLHPHPSPAAFTPHPLPAALTLHPRPSPSAHVPHPPPSPLTLCLQPSPSARVPHPLPVSLTRHFTPHPLPSALTFRLRPSPAAHVLHP, translated from the exons ATGTGGAGGACGGCCGTGGAGCAGCAGGCGTCGTCAGCTTGCCCACTTGGTCACTTGTCCATCGGGCCACCGCACCGGTGTGAGGCAGCAGT GTGTGTGTTTTGGGTCCATGAAGAAGAGCCCCAGCTTCTTCAGGACACCCATTTCATTGAGATCAAAGGCAACAGGTACTCCATTGAGCAGTCCAGCATTGTGGGTCCAGCTTCT GTCCCTTACCCAACATGTGTCCCTCACCCGCCGCCCACGTCCCTCACCCACGACCCGTTTCCCTCACCCGCCACTGGCGTCCCTCACCCACCACCCGTGTCCTCACCCTCCGCCTTCATCGCTCATCCACGGCCCATGTCCCTCACCGCTTCCGCGTCCCTCACCCTCCAACAGCGTCCCTCACCCTCCTCCCGCGTCCCTCACCCTCCGCCCACGTCCCTCACCCTCTGCCCGTGTCCCTCACCTGCCGCCTTCACCCCTCACCCTCTGCCTGCGGCCCTCACCCGCCTCAGCGTCCCCATCTGCCGCCTTCACTCCTCACCCTCCTCCTGCGTCCCTCACCCTCCGCCTTCATCCCTCAACCGCCTCAGCTTCCCTCACCCTCCACCTTCACCTATCACCCTCTGCCCGCATCCCTCATCCACAGCCCATGTCCCTCACCCGCCTCAGCGTCCCTCACCTGCCTCAGCGTCCCTCACCTTCCGCCCGTGTCCTTCACCCTCCACCCACATCCCTCACCCGCCACCCGCATCCCTTACCCTCCACCCGCATCCCTCACCCGCCGCCTTCACCCCTCACCCTCTGCCTGCGGCCCTCACCCTCCACCCGCGTCCCTCACCCTCTGCCCACGTCCCTCACCCACCACCTTCACCCCTCACCCTCTGCCTGCAGCCCTCACCCTCTGCCCGCGTCCCTCACCCTCTGCCCGTGTCCCTCACCCGCCACTTCACCCCTCACCCTCTGCCTTCAGCCCTCACCTTCCGCCTTCGTCCCTCACCTGCCGCCCATGTCCTTCACCCATGA